The Acidobacteriota bacterium genome includes a window with the following:
- a CDS encoding lipase family protein, which translates to MNFDNSWDALLKPGKATGYFDKLGQTKFEVEATSYSKVNAWWLAELCRLIYRQGADEVKNGSGLTRKEVLAGVKLDEVAFFDEGNTEAGLVKTTSSSGVQFAALILRGTNDLMDWLTDFNAIPQDWSRGGLVHKGFAKALQLVWDKVNTSIDDKIPSDCPLFITGHSLGAALATLAASLRQPRALYTFGSPRVGDKDFAKTLAGVKVFRVVNNRDVVTTVPPPLPFHHLGEAHYITHDGGMLTNPDDDTVARDRLKRDRLPFFSGDWHKLFTDAPEPLADHAPVNYVAHLERQV; encoded by the coding sequence ATGAATTTCGACAACAGTTGGGATGCGTTACTCAAGCCGGGCAAGGCGACGGGGTACTTTGACAAGCTAGGTCAAACGAAGTTTGAAGTCGAAGCAACTTCATACAGCAAGGTCAATGCATGGTGGCTGGCCGAGCTTTGTCGCCTGATCTACCGGCAGGGCGCCGACGAAGTAAAGAACGGGTCAGGGCTCACCCGGAAAGAGGTGCTCGCCGGGGTGAAGCTGGACGAGGTGGCCTTCTTCGATGAGGGAAACACTGAGGCCGGTTTAGTCAAAACCACGAGTTCGTCTGGAGTTCAGTTCGCGGCCCTGATCCTGCGCGGGACCAATGACCTGATGGACTGGCTGACTGACTTCAACGCAATTCCGCAGGATTGGTCAAGAGGCGGGCTTGTCCACAAGGGCTTCGCGAAAGCGCTCCAATTGGTTTGGGATAAGGTCAACACGTCGATCGATGACAAGATTCCTTCGGATTGTCCGCTCTTCATCACTGGTCACAGTCTCGGGGCGGCGCTGGCTACGCTGGCGGCATCTTTGCGTCAGCCTCGCGCGCTATACACTTTCGGATCTCCGCGAGTGGGCGACAAGGACTTTGCCAAAACACTCGCCGGGGTGAAAGTTTTCCGAGTGGTCAACAATCGTGACGTTGTGACGACGGTGCCTCCGCCTCTGCCGTTTCATCACCTGGGTGAGGCGCACTATATAACTCACGATGGCGGTATGCTGACTAACCCGGATGACGATACGGTGGCTCGGGATCGCCTGAAGCGAGATCGTCTTCCCTTCTTTTCCGGAGATTGGCACAAACTCTTCACGGACGCGCCGGAACCGCTGGCTGACCATGCGCCGGTCAACTATGTCGCTCATCTTGAGCGGCAGGTTTGA
- a CDS encoding ROK family protein, protein MRSHILAIDLGGTKVMAAVLDAEGRIISRARAKTRAWRDDQAVFATIAQVGHRAIEDAGIAVQRLAAVGIGAPGPIDFDTGYIIESANLGFKNFPLGPRIAEEFDCPAIVENDVNAGVYGEFKAGAALGVNDVLGVFVGTGIGGGLIVNGALFRGFNKGAGEVGHIIVKTGGPRCGCGNRGCLEALASRTAITRDIRKAIKRGHRSVVAKRLRQETDLLSGKDLKSAYDSGDELVRKTVHRAATFIGIGIGSLLNVVGSEMVVLGGGVVEAFGEDFIDRIERAARDIAFEINTKNVKIIGAGLGDDAGVIGAGMLAREALADARLG, encoded by the coding sequence ATGAGATCACATATCCTGGCCATAGACCTGGGCGGAACGAAGGTGATGGCCGCGGTGCTTGATGCCGAGGGCCGTATCATCTCGCGCGCGCGCGCCAAAACCAGAGCGTGGCGCGATGACCAGGCGGTCTTTGCGACGATCGCGCAGGTGGGTCATCGAGCTATCGAAGACGCGGGCATCGCCGTCCAACGACTTGCCGCGGTAGGCATCGGCGCCCCGGGCCCCATCGATTTTGATACTGGATACATCATCGAATCCGCGAATTTGGGATTCAAGAATTTTCCGCTGGGTCCCCGCATTGCCGAAGAGTTCGACTGTCCGGCGATCGTCGAGAACGACGTCAACGCCGGCGTGTACGGCGAGTTCAAAGCGGGCGCGGCCCTGGGCGTAAACGACGTGCTGGGCGTGTTCGTCGGGACAGGCATCGGCGGCGGATTGATAGTAAACGGCGCACTCTTTCGAGGCTTCAACAAGGGCGCCGGCGAAGTAGGCCACATAATCGTCAAGACGGGCGGCCCGCGTTGCGGCTGCGGCAACCGTGGCTGCCTTGAAGCTCTCGCCAGCCGCACCGCGATCACTCGCGACATCCGAAAAGCGATCAAGCGGGGACATCGCAGCGTTGTTGCAAAACGACTGAGGCAAGAAACCGACCTGCTATCCGGGAAAGATCTGAAATCGGCTTATGACTCCGGCGATGAGCTTGTAAGGAAGACAGTTCATCGGGCGGCCACGTTTATCGGCATCGGCATTGGGAGCCTGCTCAATGTGGTCGGCTCGGAGATGGTAGTGCTCGGCGGAGGTGTCGTCGAAGCATTCGGAGAGGACTTCATCGATCGCATCGAGCGGGCGGCTCGTGACATTGCGTTCGAGATCAACACAAAGAATGTGAAGATAATCGGCGCCGGGCTGGGCGACGACGCCGGAGTGATCGGAGCTGGTATGCTCGCGCGAGAGGCGCTAGCTGACGCGCGCCTCGGTTAG
- a CDS encoding NADH:flavin oxidoreductase: MCADILFEPLKFKNLTVKNRIFRSNVSGRFDNYDGSGNQARINWEVKFARGGVGAIISSFVPVQMRGRIVPNYATIDRDERIPFWRELGKRVHEHDCKYILQLSHGGRQRDIQGIEYPKGLSSTDKSEPIHGFQCERMTIEQINETVNAFAEGARRAREAGLDGVELHGANGYLITQFLSSAINDRKDDYGGPLANRARFVREIVRAIRAKVGADFHLQMKISATEYNNAMLPFEGKGNTIEDSVQVCKWLEEDGVDAIHVSTGSSFPHPRNPAGPFALEELIKTYDSLISSGEHTYRNFVLFRTWPANKLFQQRWNRATGDQIEGINLPDARAIKQAVSVPVICTGGFQTASVIRKAINDGSCDAVSIARPLIANNDLVKLFAKGLDRAPQPCTYCNKCLVNVPENPLGCYEESRFKSREEMIEQIMSVFSPPPFA; encoded by the coding sequence ATGTGCGCGGATATCTTATTCGAGCCGTTGAAATTCAAGAACCTGACAGTTAAGAACCGCATCTTCCGCTCGAACGTCTCCGGCCGGTTCGACAACTACGACGGCTCGGGCAATCAAGCTCGAATCAACTGGGAAGTGAAGTTCGCGCGCGGAGGAGTCGGGGCCATCATCTCGTCGTTTGTGCCGGTGCAGATGCGCGGGCGCATCGTTCCAAACTACGCGACCATAGATCGCGACGAACGCATTCCGTTCTGGCGCGAGCTTGGCAAGCGCGTTCACGAGCACGATTGCAAGTACATCCTCCAGCTCAGTCACGGCGGAAGGCAGCGTGACATTCAGGGCATCGAGTACCCAAAAGGATTGAGCTCGACCGACAAATCCGAGCCTATTCACGGGTTCCAGTGCGAGCGAATGACAATCGAGCAGATCAACGAAACCGTCAACGCATTCGCCGAAGGCGCGCGCAGGGCCAGGGAAGCAGGGCTCGACGGAGTCGAGTTGCACGGAGCGAACGGCTACCTGATAACTCAATTCCTCAGCTCGGCGATCAACGATCGAAAAGACGACTACGGCGGCCCGCTTGCGAACCGCGCTCGATTCGTGCGCGAGATAGTGCGCGCCATCCGGGCGAAGGTCGGCGCGGACTTTCATCTGCAAATGAAGATCAGCGCTACCGAATACAACAACGCGATGCTTCCATTCGAAGGCAAGGGCAACACCATTGAAGACTCGGTTCAGGTGTGCAAATGGCTCGAAGAAGACGGCGTGGACGCGATACATGTTTCGACGGGCAGCTCATTCCCGCATCCGCGCAACCCTGCCGGTCCGTTCGCGCTCGAAGAGCTGATCAAGACATATGACTCGTTGATTTCGAGCGGCGAGCATACTTATCGAAACTTTGTACTGTTTCGAACCTGGCCCGCGAACAAGCTCTTCCAGCAGAGATGGAATCGCGCGACCGGCGATCAGATAGAAGGCATCAACTTGCCAGACGCTCGTGCCATCAAACAGGCGGTGAGCGTTCCAGTCATCTGCACGGGCGGTTTTCAAACGGCTTCGGTTATACGAAAAGCGATCAACGACGGGTCGTGCGACGCGGTCTCGATCGCTCGCCCGTTGATTGCAAACAACGATCTTGTGAAATTGTTTGCCAAGGGGCTGGACCGCGCGCCGCAGCCTTGCACCTATTGCAACAAGTGTCTGGTAAACGTGCCGGAAAACCCGCTCGGCTGCTACGAAGAGTCGCGGTTCAAGTCGCGGGAAGAGATGATCGAACAGATAATGTCGGTATTCTCTCCGCCGCCGTTCGCATGA
- a CDS encoding threonine/serine dehydratase translates to MARRRIRPYLQPTPMHSYPAIDELVGAEVFIKHENYQPIGAFKVRGGINLISQLSESERARGVIAASTGNHGQSVSYAARLFGVKARIVVPEAANPGKVAAMRGMGSEVIFHGAQFDEARVHCEELARRHGYRYIHSGDEPLLIAGVATEALEMLEDEPRLEVIVVPVGGGSGAAGVCIAANAINPNIRIIGVQSEAAPAAFESWRQKRLVEAPNRTVAEGLATGTAFALPQAILCERLKEFILVSDEEIMRAMVWMIERAHTLAEAAGSAPLAAAYRMRDELAGKKVGVVCSGGNTSIEHLKQALAHGVA, encoded by the coding sequence ATGGCGCGCAGGCGAATCCGGCCCTATCTTCAGCCCACGCCCATGCATTCCTATCCGGCGATCGACGAGCTAGTCGGCGCCGAGGTCTTCATCAAGCACGAGAATTATCAACCGATCGGCGCGTTCAAAGTGCGCGGCGGCATAAACCTGATCTCTCAACTCAGCGAGTCAGAACGAGCGCGCGGAGTGATCGCCGCTTCGACTGGCAATCACGGCCAGTCGGTCTCGTATGCCGCGCGTTTGTTTGGCGTCAAAGCGCGAATCGTCGTGCCCGAAGCCGCCAACCCGGGAAAGGTCGCCGCGATGCGAGGGATGGGATCAGAGGTCATCTTCCATGGCGCGCAATTCGACGAAGCGCGGGTGCACTGCGAAGAGCTCGCACGCCGGCACGGCTATCGTTACATTCACTCCGGCGACGAGCCTTTGCTGATCGCGGGCGTCGCAACCGAAGCGCTCGAAATGCTCGAGGATGAGCCGCGACTCGAGGTGATCGTCGTGCCGGTCGGCGGAGGAAGCGGCGCGGCGGGTGTCTGCATCGCCGCGAACGCGATCAATCCAAACATTCGAATCATCGGCGTGCAGTCCGAAGCGGCGCCGGCGGCTTTCGAGTCGTGGCGGCAGAAGCGGCTGGTCGAAGCGCCGAATCGAACCGTTGCAGAAGGTCTGGCGACCGGCACCGCGTTCGCGTTGCCTCAGGCGATTCTCTGCGAGCGCCTGAAAGAATTCATCCTGGTCAGCGATGAGGAGATCATGCGCGCGATGGTGTGGATGATCGAACGTGCGCACACGCTCGCCGAAGCAGCGGGCTCGGCCCCGCTGGCCGCAGCTTACCGGATGCGAGATGAGCTTGCCGGAAAAAAAGTCGGGGTGGTCTGCTCTGGCGGCAACACGTCGATTGAGCATTTGAAACAAGCGCTCGCCCACGGCGTAGCATAG
- a CDS encoding peroxidase family protein — MANIFSNSFGRVTEFLTGWIPWYKVPLLLGLPRVFRIRAKLRSDNLYDTGKIEPIDQPPLGKPGTSQRMSRTIDGTYNDLSQPRMGSAGSRFGRNVPLDRVIPDQGSLLTPNPRTVSLELMTRKEFQPATTLNLLAAAWIQFEVHDWMSHGSNEKENQIQIPLSSDDSWPEPPMMVRRTRRDPTRPPASTNPVPTFANTETHWWDCSQIYGSDLETQTKVRLGVDGKLKLGGDNLLPVDPHTGIDISGVTGNWWVGLAMLHTLFTLEHNAICDRLRAEFPGWSDQELFDRARLINAALTAKIHTVEWTCAIVAHPTVVKGMELNWELIRKSKADHHAAPYSITEEFVAVYRMHPLMPDDYSFRSLSTGAVVEEHTFPEVFSSKARDLMTRLSMADLFYSFGTMHPGAIRLHNFPRFLQMLERTDGPTIDLAAVDILRDRERGVPRYNDFLKLIDKDPVKNFEELSSNKEWVEEIRRVYGGDINKVDLMVGMYAEDLPEGFGFSETAFRIFILMASRRLQSDRFFTTDYNEKTYTKVGLKWIEDNNMRTVLRRHIPALGPLLENVDNAFMPWPKK, encoded by the coding sequence ATGGCTAACATCTTTTCGAATTCCTTTGGACGAGTCACGGAATTCCTTACCGGGTGGATCCCCTGGTACAAGGTGCCGTTACTCCTCGGGCTCCCGAGGGTCTTCCGCATTCGCGCGAAGTTGAGATCGGACAACCTCTACGACACAGGGAAGATTGAACCCATTGATCAGCCTCCTTTGGGCAAGCCGGGCACGAGTCAGCGCATGTCGCGCACAATCGACGGGACCTACAACGACTTGAGCCAACCGAGGATGGGAAGCGCCGGCTCCCGCTTCGGTCGCAACGTTCCGCTCGATCGGGTGATTCCCGACCAGGGCTCGCTGCTCACGCCAAACCCCCGAACCGTTAGCCTCGAGCTTATGACGCGTAAGGAATTTCAGCCGGCCACGACGCTCAACCTTCTGGCGGCCGCGTGGATCCAGTTCGAGGTTCACGACTGGATGAGCCACGGAAGCAACGAGAAGGAGAATCAAATACAGATTCCTCTTAGCAGCGATGATTCCTGGCCGGAGCCCCCGATGATGGTGCGCCGCACTCGACGCGATCCAACGCGGCCGCCGGCATCCACCAATCCAGTCCCGACGTTTGCCAACACCGAGACGCACTGGTGGGACTGCTCGCAGATTTACGGTAGCGATCTCGAGACCCAAACGAAAGTGCGGTTGGGTGTCGACGGCAAGCTCAAGCTTGGGGGCGATAACCTGCTCCCGGTTGATCCGCACACCGGGATAGATATTTCCGGAGTAACCGGAAACTGGTGGGTCGGGCTGGCGATGCTTCACACGCTGTTCACGCTCGAACACAATGCGATCTGCGACCGCCTCCGCGCGGAATTCCCCGGATGGTCCGACCAGGAGTTGTTCGACCGCGCGCGGCTGATCAACGCTGCGTTGACGGCAAAGATTCACACGGTCGAGTGGACGTGCGCGATTGTCGCGCACCCGACGGTCGTTAAAGGCATGGAACTCAACTGGGAGTTGATCCGCAAGTCAAAAGCCGATCATCACGCCGCGCCCTATTCGATCACAGAAGAGTTCGTCGCGGTTTATCGAATGCATCCGCTGATGCCGGACGACTACAGCTTTCGCTCTCTTTCGACCGGCGCGGTCGTAGAAGAACATACGTTTCCCGAAGTCTTTTCGAGTAAGGCGCGCGATCTGATGACCAGGTTGTCGATGGCTGATCTCTTCTATTCGTTCGGGACTATGCATCCCGGCGCAATCAGGCTGCACAACTTCCCGCGTTTTCTGCAAATGCTCGAGCGAACGGACGGTCCGACGATTGATCTGGCGGCGGTGGATATTCTGCGCGACCGTGAACGCGGCGTCCCGCGCTACAACGACTTTCTCAAGCTGATCGACAAGGACCCGGTAAAGAATTTCGAAGAGCTGTCGAGCAATAAAGAATGGGTGGAAGAGATCAGGCGTGTTTACGGCGGGGACATCAACAAAGTGGACTTGATGGTCGGCATGTACGCCGAGGATTTGCCGGAAGGGTTCGGTTTCAGCGAGACGGCGTTTCGGATTTTCATCCTGATGGCATCCCGGCGTTTACAAAGCGACCGCTTCTTCACGACCGACTACAACGAGAAGACTTACACCAAGGTCGGACTCAAGTGGATCGAGGATAACAACATGCGCACGGTGCTGCGACGACATATCCCCGCGCTCGGCCCGCTGCTCGAGAACGTGGACAATGCCTTCATGCCGTGGCCCAAAAAATAA
- a CDS encoding transglutaminase-like domain-containing protein produces the protein MRLRWKRWSIFLVCLSLLMLILFLPGLPWAGRVRHTLKRTIVKSEMKVAGWRGHQPRLISIAGIVNTPGAQIQALDSRSGWATLAGRDGRFVLPDVMWYPGAGYELVISEDELNGKLIKVRAPDDFPDSGVFSVGELDSRRGAEIELGSLAGVNSITREDFDSANSNYYKGLFDELTAGKQSDDEKISAINDHVAGKLNYDETQWELGTPRRVLDRGSQYCGHLSTAMETLLTIGGYSTRAVHLSDGRQPPGTHAVVEVFYDGEWHLYDPTFGVKFQNEAGHVASYREVRRDPGLIREDLFVRFKPKIRRQWMALLPGIYATGYHHFYYFKVK, from the coding sequence ATGCGGCTCCGCTGGAAGCGCTGGTCAATTTTTCTGGTCTGCCTGTCCCTGTTGATGCTGATCCTGTTTCTTCCCGGGTTGCCGTGGGCGGGCCGGGTTCGCCACACACTCAAGCGAACGATCGTCAAAAGCGAAATGAAAGTGGCTGGATGGCGAGGCCACCAACCGCGGCTGATTTCGATAGCTGGAATTGTGAACACTCCCGGCGCCCAGATCCAGGCACTCGACTCGCGTTCGGGTTGGGCGACGCTTGCCGGCCGCGATGGAAGATTCGTGCTGCCTGATGTGATGTGGTATCCGGGAGCGGGCTATGAACTCGTAATCTCAGAGGACGAGCTCAACGGGAAACTGATCAAGGTGCGAGCGCCTGACGACTTTCCCGACAGCGGAGTATTCAGCGTCGGCGAGTTGGACTCCAGGCGCGGCGCAGAAATTGAGCTTGGATCATTGGCCGGCGTCAATTCAATCACCCGCGAAGATTTTGACTCCGCGAACAGCAACTACTACAAAGGGCTGTTCGACGAGTTAACCGCCGGCAAGCAATCCGATGACGAAAAGATCAGCGCGATAAACGACCATGTTGCCGGCAAGCTGAATTATGACGAGACGCAATGGGAGCTGGGAACGCCGCGCCGGGTGCTCGATCGCGGCTCGCAGTATTGCGGACATTTGAGTACGGCGATGGAAACCTTGTTGACGATCGGTGGCTACAGTACGAGAGCGGTGCACCTGAGTGATGGGAGGCAACCGCCGGGCACTCACGCAGTGGTCGAGGTCTTTTACGATGGAGAGTGGCATTTGTATGATCCAACCTTCGGCGTGAAGTTCCAAAACGAGGCCGGGCACGTCGCCAGCTATAGAGAAGTGAGGCGCGATCCAGGCCTGATCCGAGAGGACCTGTTTGTGAGATTCAAGCCAAAAATCCGCCGTCAGTGGATGGCGCTGTTGCCCGGAATATACGCCACGGGCTATCACCATTTCTATTACTTCAAAGTCAAATGA